One region of Pseudomonadota bacterium genomic DNA includes:
- a CDS encoding C4-type zinc ribbon domain-containing protein has protein sequence MAYPLKTTRYLHKITRQPLSKDFMSDTQSAPPLPIIIEISKIDVQIAGLLAQQKSIETERVIRKQALDVQTLKRNARVKILEEKRAINLREEKSVKIERERINERRRALNTLNNYKLQQAAEREIEFVAKQIGQREDLLLGLMREVEILERDIAEIDGVVKGLQEEGAAFEREAELTLQTVGTSLGECNEERAQQVTLIGNNSALIIYNRVRDRFPMNPVVALINRDTCAGCHMKVGPQVIVQISRGDVVKCPGCGRLLKLSAE, from the coding sequence ATGGCATACCCATTGAAAACAACCCGTTATCTCCATAAGATAACTCGACAGCCGTTATCAAAGGATTTCATGTCCGATACCCAAAGCGCGCCACCCCTTCCGATCATAATAGAGATTAGTAAGATAGATGTTCAGATAGCGGGCTTATTAGCCCAACAAAAGAGCATCGAAACCGAACGAGTCATTCGCAAGCAAGCTCTCGACGTACAGACCCTTAAACGCAACGCACGCGTAAAGATCCTCGAAGAAAAACGAGCGATTAATCTTCGCGAGGAGAAGTCGGTAAAGATCGAGCGTGAACGGATCAACGAGCGACGACGAGCGCTGAACACCCTCAATAACTATAAACTTCAACAGGCAGCCGAGCGCGAGATCGAATTCGTTGCAAAGCAGATCGGACAACGTGAGGATCTACTGCTTGGACTTATGCGAGAGGTTGAGATCCTCGAGCGGGATATCGCCGAGATCGATGGAGTAGTAAAGGGGCTTCAGGAGGAGGGCGCGGCCTTTGAGCGCGAAGCTGAACTAACCCTCCAGACGGTTGGGACTAGTCTGGGAGAGTGTAATGAAGAGCGAGCCCAGCAGGTGACATTAATCGGAAATAATTCGGCGCTAATAATCTACAACAGGGTCAGGGATAGGTTCCCCATGAACCCTGTAGTAGCGCTTATAAACAGGGATACATGCGCAGGATGTCACATGAAAGTAGGCCCACAGGTGATAGTGCAGATATCTCGTGGAGATGTGGTAAAGTGCCCTGGCTGCGGCCGACTCTTAAAATTGTCGGCTGAGTAG